A single region of the Gossypium arboreum isolate Shixiya-1 chromosome 12, ASM2569848v2, whole genome shotgun sequence genome encodes:
- the LOC108476518 gene encoding GRF1-interacting factor 3-like, translating into MPQPPQMIPVMPSYPPTNITTEQIQKYLDENKKLILAILDNQNLGKLAECAQYQAQLQKNLMYLAAIADAQPQSTPTMSPQMAPHPAMQPGGYFMQHPQAAAMSQQPGMYPQKVPLQFNSPHQMQDPQHLLYQQHQQAMQGQMGIRPGGPNNSMHPMHSEASLGGGSSGGPPQPSGPSDGRAGNKQEGSEAGGNGQGSTTGGHGGGDGADEAK; encoded by the exons ATGCCGCAGCCACCGCAAATGATTCCTGTGATGCCTTCATATCCACCTACTAATATCACTACTGAACAGATTCAGaag TACCTTGATGAGAATAAGAAGTTGATTTTGGCAATTTTGGACAATCAGAATCTTGGAAAACTCGCTGAATGCGCCCA GTATCAAGCTCAGCTGCAAAAGAATTTGATGTATTTAGCTGCAATTGCGGATGCTCAACCTCAATCAACGCCAACAATGTCGCCTCAG ATGGCACCGCATCCAGCAATGCAACCCGGAGGATATTTTATGCAACATCCTCAAGCTGCTGCAATGTCACAGCAACCTGGCATGTACCCTCAAAAGGTGCCATTGCAATTCAATAGTCCGCATCAAATGCAGGACCCTCAGCACCTCCTATATCAGCAGCATCAACAAGCAATGCAAGGTCAAATGGGAATCAGGCCTGGGGGACCCAATAATAGCATGCATCCCATGCATTCAGAGGCTAGCCTTGGAGGTGGCAGCAGTGGTGGTCCCCCTCAACCTTCAGGCCCAAGTGATGGACGTGCTGGAAACAAGCAAGAGGGCTCCGAAGCTGGTGGTAATGGGCAGGGCAGCACAACTGGTGGGCATGGTGGCGGTGATGGAGCGGATGAGGCAAAGTGA